The Belonocnema kinseyi isolate 2016_QV_RU_SX_M_011 chromosome 1, B_treatae_v1, whole genome shotgun sequence genomic interval ACTATCACGAGATTTTCATGTGAAATTTAATGCTATTAATAATTAAGATTTCTTACGAACAAGTAGATCCTGGATGTGTACATCCCCATCCGCTACAAATAGCATACACTGGATAAAGAATAAATCCCGTAAACAGTCGAATTGGCCTATTAGGGCTTTGGTGAAAGTCGATACGTGGAGAAACTTccagtaaaactaaaaaaataattaataaattttaattaagagatattttacattataaatttTGGTTTAGTCAGAATCTTTCTTCTAGTTAATtgatcttaaagaatttttttccataaaagaccaaatcattttaaaaataacctaattcTTGATTGGGTCGGACTACTATTCTTCTGCTGATACTGTGACGAGTTCCGCTGTTTCTCAAAGCTGAACCAGATAAAATGGAGTAGTCTTCCATTAGTGAAGGAAAAACACAATCATATGCAGTTAAGACAAATACAGCCGATAATATGCTTCCAGCACAATCACTTATATTTTCTTTTCGAATATTAACAATATAGGGAACGCTTGCAATATGTACTGGACCGTCTCCTTGCTTTCTAAGATTAATTATACGCTTTTGGCGCATGTGGAACGTTGAGAATTGCTCTGCAAGCagtaaagtaattaaatttagttGTTGTAGACTTTTTGTAAAGTTATTTACTTTTCACTTTGTAACCGTTCCCATCACCTAATCTCACCACTACTTCACTGTCCTTTGACCTCCCCAATACCACTCTCTTTTTACGTCCCCAACACCGCTCTCCTTTTACCACGACAAAATCACTATCCTTTTACCTTCCGAACACCACTCTACTTTTACCTTCGGAACACCACTCTCTTTTTTCTCCGTTCACCATACTTACTTCTCCAATTACCACTTTCCATTCAGTCCTTTCATAATCCCTTCCTAGCATCACCACTTTCTATTCTCTCCTGTTATACCCCTCCCGTCCTTTCCAGTACATAAGATTACCATAATtccattttattccatttatgcCTACTATTCCCTCCTTCCCTTTTCACACCTGATAGCTTTTTCCATATTCCCTTTCCTCTTTATTCCATCATCCTTCCCTCATGTATGCCACTTTGCTGCTATCTTCTCTTCTCTTTGtcattacccagtgggcacaaaatttggctacGTCTTTAGAACATTggtgcgacatctttacgacaaatttacgacatcatatgtccatgtccttTCAgggtctttgcgatatcgtaaagacatcgtcagatcatacgacttatttacaatatcgcGAAGACACCTTAAATATAgagacatatgatgtcgtaaagttgtcgtaaaactgtcgtaacgatgtcataaagacgtcgctaaactttgtgcccactgggtattctTTCCCCCTCTTAGTGCAAAGTGCAAATGATTTAACTCACCAGTATCCTCCTCTA includes:
- the LOC117177080 gene encoding trypsin-4-like, producing the protein MLGRDYERTEWKVVIGEVSMVNGEKREWCSEEQFSTFHMRQKRIINLRKQGDGPVHIASVPYIVNIRKENISDCAGSILSAVFVLTAYDCVFPSLMEDYSILSGSALRNSGTRHSISRRIVVRPNQELVLLEVSPRIDFHQSPNRPIRLFTGFILYPVYAICSGWGCTHPGSTCS